TACCATCAAGATAGAAGGAATAGTCAAACTGAAGGAAGTTGTGAACACACCATTACGAAACATTTTTACAATAGGATAACTTACCACTAGCAAGAGACAGACAGAAAAAAGATTGGTTAATGAAGGGTGAAACTCATTAAATAAGATAGCGTACGGTAATCGTAACTGGGAAAATAATTCAGAACAATAAAGCTTGTACAGAGGATCGCACATACTTTCCAACAGTAGTAACTGTCCGGATGGTGAGAACATACGACTTGACGGCACCAAATTCTCCTTCCAAGAAACCGGTATGTCTAGACAGCGGTCTCCCAGTATCTTGTTCGAAAATGCAAATAGCTCGCTGGACTTGCACGTTCCCTTGTGGAGTGAATGTTATGGCTGGGAGGTATACCGATTCTTGTGGGCAGTCGTAATGCGGTATCATATCCCGTACCATGGTCCCCATGCCAAAGTGACGATCAAGCCAGGCAGTTGATGTTTGCAATGGATCATTTCCACCTATCCAAAATCCATAAGGTAATTGTACTGAGCATGGTATGTCAAGTATGTACCATATTGTGCAATTGCTTCTTGAGGTTGTAGCTAAACTCACGGATTAGCACTAAGCTTTAATTTCAAATCACACGAACCTGGTAGATGATTCTTTGACCGCGGAATCGAATGTCCCATAGATTTAACCCCATATCACGGTCGAATCCTAAGTACATTCCCCATCCCAGCCAACTGACATATTGCTGTTCACGATCAATCCTGTAACGCAGTCCTGAAAATGATACCGAACGAGGTCCAGGAAGTTCGTCAAGATCGCGGTCTTGTCCcaccctctttctctgggtCCAGGAAAAATCCAAGTCAGGCGCTTTCTGTTCCGGATGACGAACCAAAGTGCCGTTGTTATATGCTTCTAGGAAAGACTCAACAGTCGGAAATATTTGATCATGATACATAAGCTGTGTAAATGGGATCGTTGGTAACGaaattgggttagaaataAATTAATAACCTTGAGAATCTTCCACTGTGAGGGGTCTGTCCCTGATATGTCGATGTAATTGTAAAAATTGACGGGTAAAAGGTATGATCCTGCTGTATTTCTTCTCCAGGTTGTCCATAGACGCCTAAAGCTACCGTCGAAACTAAATGGGCCACTCATTCCAGCTATGAGGGTGTCATTGTCAAATCCCCTAATAGTCCCCCCAAACAAATCCTTTAGGTGGTATGACGAGTTAACGATTGCCATCATATGGATAAAAATTTACCTACTTCCATTGCGGGGATAAGAGGTTTCACTGCGCGTGCCATAAATGATGGAATGCTAGTCCAGTTAGTCAGTGCATAAGCATTAAACGGTATGTCTTCACGGTGGTATATTTCCGTAAGTCGACGAATTTTCGTGGCTGAGCCGATAGGAAGCGGACCGACCAGGTAGTCCTTGATTTCAGGTATTTTCAGTCCTCCGTGTTGTATTGTAACTCTTGCGTATCTGTCTGGCCGTGGAACCTGGTGAGGATCGTTAAGAAAAGCAAGCGCTTCTTTCTTTGGCGGATAGTAGGCTTCAATCAAATAAATGACATTATCAGAAAGGGCCGAATTCTTATTTTGCGTCAAGTTCAGGCGTCGCTCCGGGGCTCTAACCCATGCGTCGATTTCCGCGAGTTCTGGAATTGTCAACGATGCCCAGAGATTGACAGTGGCAGGTGGGGAGGCCTGTTGGTAAGTCGATGAAGGGCATCGTCCTGAACTTGCATTTTCGACCAAAGGCATATTGGGTCCGGTGCTACTGTGTCCACTATTTCCAAAGAAAGTATCCTGCTTAAGGATTCCATTGATATCGATGGCCGGTCGGATGATAGCCACTATGAGCAATACATTGAGTGTAAGAGAGATGATGAGGAGCAAGTAACCCCTGGTCGCGTATCTTCCATGGCCAAAGCTAGTTGGAGAGGCTATATTGACTGGTTTAGATGAATGTGACAT
The sequence above is a segment of the Psilocybe cubensis strain MGC-MH-2018 chromosome 4, whole genome shotgun sequence genome. Coding sequences within it:
- a CDS encoding Amiloride-sensitive amine oxidase [copper-containing], with protein sequence MSHSSKPVNIASPTSFGHGRYATRGYLLLIISLTLNVLLIVAIIRPAIDINGILKQDTFFGNSGHSSTGPNMPLVENASSGRCPSSTYQQASPPATVNLWASLTIPELAEIDAWVRAPERRLNLTQNKNSALSDNVIYLIEAYYPPKKEALAFLNDPHQVPRPDRYARVTIQHGGLKIPEIKDYLVGPLPIGSATKIRRLTEIYHREDIPFNAYALTNWTSIPSFMARAVKPLIPAMEDLFGGTIRGFDNDTLIAGMSGPFSFDGSFRRLWTTWRRNTAGSYLLPVNFYNYIDISGTDPSQWKILKLMYHDQIFPTVESFLEAYNNGTLVRHPEQKAPDLDFSWTQRKRVGQDRDLDELPGPRSVSFSGLRYRIDREQQYVSWLGWGMYLGFDRDMGLNLWDIRFRGQRIIYQLQPQEAIAQYGGNDPLQTSTAWLDRHFGMGTMVRDMIPHYDCPQESVYLPAITFTPQGNVQVQRAICIFEQDTGRPLSRHTGFLEGEFGAVKSYVLTIRTVTTVGKYFDYSFYLDGTIEVRLSASGYMQGGYYTSKIQEGYGGRIRHTSMGNLHDHVINYKVDFDIAGTENSLLKTTTKQEEVTHPWLDDDWGKQAIQQRINKEYIANEDDALLKYPTNFQGGYAIVNQDVRNTWGLPKGYAIHPGYSPIHNTVVGSKRLLNNANWARYNLAVSLRKETEPSSSSMWNLHLPGAPMVDFHKFFNGENITQQDLVAWINLGMHHLPQAEDSPNTKTNLATSSFLLTPLNYFDADVSMEMKNAILLHPPKAPGGSYTFDDYGVKQDVTCLPDAPAPFEYTPTKWLGLSGEPDVISPEDARRVSEMYLRVRIGA